A genomic window from Silene latifolia isolate original U9 population chromosome Y, ASM4854445v1, whole genome shotgun sequence includes:
- the LOC141632836 gene encoding uncharacterized protein LOC141632836: MGCGLGLVVRDNSGRVERVGVQQVRDRWCPDIAEAKAAEFGLRTALQMGLDNVVLESDSSTLITMLKSKSIPANYLGRVGFEILEIAKSFTCIRFSFVRRDGNCVAHGMAHLMPLDYSTRFWVGAIPERIVPLVETDVALLT; the protein is encoded by the coding sequence ATGGGGTGTGGACTTGGTCTGGTGGTGAGGGATAATTCAGGGCGGGTGGAAAGGGTTGGTGTTCAACAAGTTCGTGATCGATGGTGTCCGGATATCGCTGAAGCTAAAGCGGCGGAATTTGGTTTGAGAACAGCGTTACAAATGGGTTTGGATAATGTGGTGCTCGAATCGGATTCTTCAACCTTGATCACTATGTTGAAATCAAAGAGTATCCCTGCCAACTACTTGGGAAGAGTCGGTTTTGAGATCCTTGAGATTGCTAAGTCTTTTACTTGTATTCGCTTTAGTTTTGTTCGTAGGGATGGTAATTGTGTAGCTCATGGGATGGCTCACCTAATGCCGTTGGACTACTCGACACGGTTTTGGGTGGGTGCGATTCCTGAGCGCATTGTTCCTCTTGTTGAAACGGATGTTGCTCTTCTAACTTAA